Proteins found in one Zea mays cultivar B73 chromosome 1, Zm-B73-REFERENCE-NAM-5.0, whole genome shotgun sequence genomic segment:
- the LOC100272932 gene encoding germin-like protein 2 precursor: MEKYTKALASLLTMLVLAPLLAMATDPDPLQDFCVADLNGKPSVNGYPCQPPSSAGDQFLFSTKIATGGDPLANPNGSNVTELDVSEWPGVNTLGVSMNRVDFAPGGTNPPHVHPRATEVGLVTRGELLVGIVGSLDSGNRYYSKVVRAGETFVIPRGLVHFQFNVGKEDATMVVSFNSQKPGIIFVPLTLFGSSPPIPTPVLSKALRVDASVVDLIKSKFTGGY; this comes from the coding sequence ATGGAGAAGTACACCAAAGCCCTAGCGTCATTGCTCACCATGCTGGTGCTGGCACCTCTCCTCGCCATGGCCACCGACCCAGACCCCCTGCAGGACTTCTGCGTCGCCGACCTCAACGGCAAGCCATCAGTGAACGGGTACCCATGCCAGCCGCCGTCGTCGGCCGGCGACCAGTTCCTCTTCTCGACCAAGATCGCCACGGGAGGCGACCCCCTGGCCAACCCGAACGGCTCCAACGTGACGGAGCTGGACGTTTCCGAGTGGCCCGGCGTGAACACGCTGGGCGTGTCCATGAACCGCGTCGACTTCGCGCCCGGCGGCACCAACCCGCCCCACGTCCACCCGCGCGCCACCGAGGTCGGGCTCGTCACCCGCGGCGAGCTCCTCGTGGGCATCGTCGGCAGCCTCGACTCCGGGAACAGGTACTACTCCAAGGTAGTCCGCGCCGGGGAGACGTTCGTCATCCCGCGCGGCCTCGTGCACTTCCAGTTCAACGTCGGCAAGGAGGACGCCACCATGGTGGTGTCGTTCAACAGCCAGAAACCGGGCATCATCTTCGTGCCCCTCACGCTGTTCGGCTCCTCTCCGCCGATCCCCACGCCGGTGCTCTCCAAGGCGCTACGGGTGGACGCCAGTGTCGTGGATCTCATCAAGTCCAAGTTCACCGGTGGGTACTGA